Proteins encoded within one genomic window of Thioploca ingrica:
- a CDS encoding fatty acid desaturase encodes MLNGLLELPVWGVVVVTLIMTHITIASVTIFLHRHQAHRALELHPITSHFFRFWIWLTTSTITKEWVAVHRKHHANCETPNDPHSPQIFGIKKVLWQGAELYAQAAHQPEILAKYGHGTPNDWLEQKVYTGHAWLGITIMAVIDLLLFGVLGITVWAVQMMWIPIFAAGFINGLGHWWGYRNYECADASKNIVPWGIFIGGEELHNNHHTFASSAKLSSQWWEIDIGWLYIRLLQLIGLVKVKKVATHPRLHQEKNWIDRDTVKAILHYRFQVMAHYAKEVLVKVYKEELRHTQGTSRQLLKRVRALLIREESLLNEQDKINLVTILEQNQTLQTVYHYRMRLQALWQQTAVNQEYLLQSLQEWCKQAEATGIKALQEFALTLRHYTMQPV; translated from the coding sequence ATGTTAAATGGTTTATTAGAATTACCCGTTTGGGGTGTTGTGGTTGTTACTTTGATCATGACCCATATCACCATTGCGTCGGTGACTATTTTTTTACATCGTCATCAAGCACATCGTGCTTTGGAATTACACCCTATAACGAGTCACTTTTTTCGTTTCTGGATTTGGTTAACAACCAGCACCATTACCAAAGAATGGGTAGCCGTTCACCGTAAACATCACGCTAATTGTGAAACCCCCAATGATCCCCATAGCCCGCAAATTTTCGGCATTAAAAAAGTCTTATGGCAAGGTGCTGAACTTTATGCTCAGGCGGCTCATCAACCAGAAATCCTGGCTAAATACGGACATGGTACTCCCAACGATTGGTTAGAACAAAAGGTGTATACCGGTCATGCTTGGTTAGGTATAACCATTATGGCGGTTATCGATTTATTATTATTTGGTGTACTTGGTATTACGGTTTGGGCCGTGCAAATGATGTGGATTCCGATTTTTGCGGCCGGTTTTATTAACGGGTTGGGACATTGGTGGGGATACCGCAATTATGAATGTGCCGATGCTTCTAAGAATATTGTACCTTGGGGTATTTTCATTGGTGGTGAAGAGTTACACAATAACCATCATACCTTTGCTAGTTCCGCTAAATTGTCTTCTCAGTGGTGGGAAATCGATATCGGTTGGTTGTACATTCGCTTATTACAATTAATCGGTTTAGTTAAGGTAAAGAAAGTCGCTACTCATCCACGCCTACATCAAGAAAAAAACTGGATCGATCGAGATACGGTAAAAGCCATTCTCCATTACCGGTTTCAAGTGATGGCACACTATGCTAAAGAAGTATTAGTTAAAGTATATAAAGAAGAATTACGCCACACTCAAGGTACCTCTCGACAATTACTCAAGCGAGTACGCGCTTTGCTAATACGAGAAGAATCACTTCTGAATGAACAAGATAAGATTAATCTGGTGACCATACTAGAACAAAATCAAACTTTACAAACCGTCTATCACTACCGCATGCGCTTACAAGCATTATGGCAACAAACGGCTGTGAACCAAGAATACCTCTTACAATCCCTACAAGAATGGTGTAAACAAGCCGAAGCAACTGGAATTAAAGCATTACAAGAATTTGCTTTAACCTTGCGCCACTACACCATGCAGCCGGTTTAA
- a CDS encoding type II secretion system protein, translating into MLCTTQITFNSLKPFYPILKGFTLIELLVVLLIFSLLAGLVVPRLTKMYESWQMSLERDEVLTQLSSLNYLAFQQRIDFTLTHYPPQADTKSDNNKSADTKSDNNKSNDTLNPPLELPAGWQIRTEQPIIFRANGACRGGIVYLEYSEYTFTAQLEPPFCRAKLLN; encoded by the coding sequence ATGTTGTGTACTACGCAAATTACTTTTAATTCTTTAAAACCATTTTACCCCATTTTAAAAGGCTTTACGTTAATAGAACTCCTCGTAGTGTTGCTGATATTCAGTCTATTAGCGGGATTAGTTGTACCACGGTTGACTAAAATGTATGAAAGTTGGCAAATGTCTTTAGAACGGGATGAAGTATTAACCCAACTCAGCAGTTTAAATTACCTTGCTTTTCAACAACGTATTGATTTTACTTTAACACACTATCCACCTCAAGCAGACACTAAGTCTGATAATAATAAATCCGCAGACACTAAGTCTGATAATAATAAATCCAATGATACCCTTAATCCTCCCCTTGAACTTCCTGCCGGTTGGCAAATCCGTACTGAACAACCGATTATTTTTCGCGCTAATGGGGCATGTCGTGGTGGTATCGTGTATTTGGAATATTCAGAATACACCTTTACAGCACAACTGGAGCCTCCTTTTTGTCGAGCCAAATTGTTAAATTAA
- a CDS encoding 30S ribosomal protein S9 translates to MAEQHYATGRRKSASARVFLRPGEGQVTVNGLPLEEYFGRETARMVVRQPLQVVDREETFNIYATVSGGGNTGQAGAIRHGLARALVAYDESFRAALRQAGFLTRDAREVERKKVGLHKARKRPQYSKR, encoded by the coding sequence ATGGCAGAACAACATTACGCAACGGGACGACGTAAAAGTGCTTCCGCGCGGGTCTTTCTCCGCCCGGGAGAAGGTCAAGTCACGGTCAACGGTCTCCCCCTGGAAGAATACTTTGGTCGGGAAACCGCACGGATGGTCGTGCGCCAACCGCTACAAGTGGTTGACAGAGAAGAGACCTTTAATATTTATGCCACCGTCAGTGGGGGTGGGAACACCGGTCAAGCCGGGGCGATTCGGCATGGCTTAGCTCGGGCCTTAGTGGCTTATGATGAAAGTTTTCGGGCCGCTTTGCGTCAAGCGGGTTTCTTGACGCGGGATGCGCGGGAAGTGGAACGGAAAAAGGTGGGTTTACATAAAGCACGTAAACGTCCGCAATACTCGAAACGGTAA
- a CDS encoding 50S ribosomal subunit protein L13, translated as MKTFSARPLTVKRDWYVIDADNLVLGRLASEIAKRLRGKHKAEYTPHVDTGDYIVVINADKLRVTGRKRTAKVYYHHSGYPGGIKAIPFDKLLEKAPERILQIAVKGMLPKGPLGRAMFRKLKVYAGSQHNHLAQQPLSWSLTH; from the coding sequence ATGAAAACCTTTAGCGCCAGACCGTTAACGGTTAAGCGAGACTGGTATGTAATTGATGCCGATAATCTAGTGTTAGGTCGACTGGCGAGTGAAATTGCGAAACGCTTGCGGGGCAAACATAAAGCGGAATATACCCCCCACGTGGACACTGGAGATTACATCGTGGTCATCAATGCGGACAAGCTGCGGGTAACCGGGCGCAAACGCACCGCTAAAGTGTATTATCACCATAGTGGATATCCGGGTGGAATTAAAGCGATTCCCTTTGATAAACTGCTGGAGAAAGCCCCGGAACGAATCCTGCAGATCGCGGTGAAAGGGATGTTACCCAAAGGCCCCTTAGGTCGGGCTATGTTTCGGAAACTGAAAGTCTATGCGGGCTCCCAACATAACCATTTAGCTCAACAACCACTCTCCTGGAGTTTAACACACTAA
- a CDS encoding endonuclease/exonuclease/phosphatase, translated as MIKTFRFATFNTSLTRPQRGALINDLSTPHHLQAKNVAEIIQRVNPDVLVLQELDYDGTRTALQLFQAHYLGRSQNGATPLYFPYRYAVPTNTGIPSRMDLDKDGRIDSPGDALGFGFHPGQYAFAVLAKYPLRWKQVRTFQKFLWKDMPQAKLPINPLTGEPWYSAEQLNILRLSSKNHVDVPIALPGGIIHVLAAHPVPPVFDGQEQRNKSRNFDEIRLWADYITPNQAHYLYDDKGQVGGLKAKYFVIMGDMNADPLDGESINQAINQLLHHPRIQTQPILSSLGGKEWAQLNPENYQNHRGDPAYHTASWGLRVDYVLPASSLKVHASGIFWPTTSDPLHYLVAKLGSVEASSDHRLVWVDLALP; from the coding sequence ATGATTAAAACTTTTCGCTTTGCTACTTTCAATACGAGTTTGACTCGTCCTCAAAGAGGCGCATTAATAAACGATTTATCAACTCCTCATCATCTCCAAGCTAAAAATGTAGCAGAAATTATTCAGCGAGTAAATCCGGACGTGCTAGTTCTCCAAGAGTTGGATTACGACGGAACGAGAACCGCTTTACAGTTATTTCAAGCGCACTATTTAGGCAGGAGTCAAAATGGGGCAACTCCGCTTTATTTTCCATATCGTTATGCAGTTCCAACTAATACTGGAATTCCTTCAAGAATGGATCTGGATAAAGATGGTCGGATTGATAGTCCTGGTGATGCGTTGGGATTTGGGTTTCATCCTGGGCAATATGCGTTTGCGGTGTTGGCTAAATATCCGCTGCGCTGGAAACAGGTTCGTACTTTCCAAAAATTTTTATGGAAAGATATGCCACAGGCTAAATTACCGATTAATCCCCTCACCGGTGAACCGTGGTATTCTGCTGAACAATTGAATATTTTGCGGTTGTCATCTAAAAATCATGTGGATGTGCCAATTGCGTTGCCAGGAGGAATTATTCACGTGTTAGCAGCCCATCCGGTACCGCCGGTTTTTGATGGTCAAGAACAACGTAATAAGTCACGTAATTTTGATGAGATTCGACTCTGGGCAGATTATATCACGCCTAACCAAGCTCATTATCTTTATGATGATAAAGGACAAGTGGGTGGTTTAAAAGCGAAGTATTTTGTCATTATGGGGGATATGAATGCCGATCCACTTGATGGCGAGAGCATCAATCAAGCGATTAATCAACTGTTACATCATCCGCGTATTCAAACACAGCCGATTCTAAGCAGCTTGGGTGGGAAAGAATGGGCACAATTAAATCCAGAAAATTATCAAAATCACCGTGGTGATCCCGCTTATCACACCGCTAGTTGGGGACTGCGAGTAGATTATGTGTTACCAGCAAGTAGTTTAAAAGTACACGCCAGTGGTATTTTTTGGCCAACGACTTCAGATCCACTGCATTACTTAGTAGCCAAACTGGGTAGCGTAGAAGCGAGTTCTGATCATCGCTTGGTTTGGGTTGATCTCGCTTTACCCTAA
- a CDS encoding transcription factor, MBF1 has product MEIYEKIRFMRSFKNWSQEEMAGRLGLSVNGYAKIERGETDVTLSRLKQIVDVLGIDLAELFGLNEKNVFHFAGTHYAHHHQVNYSPDASATDATEPIELKHELEKSHLIIQQREKEISYLQEEIVQLKEIIDLVKKQVL; this is encoded by the coding sequence ATGGAAATATATGAAAAGATTAGGTTTATGCGTTCGTTTAAGAATTGGTCACAAGAGGAGATGGCAGGTCGGTTAGGCTTGTCAGTCAATGGTTACGCCAAAATTGAGCGGGGAGAAACCGATGTTACGCTTTCTCGGTTGAAACAAATTGTAGACGTTTTGGGCATAGATTTGGCCGAATTGTTTGGCTTAAACGAAAAGAATGTCTTTCATTTTGCTGGAACACATTATGCCCACCATCATCAAGTCAATTATTCGCCGGATGCTTCTGCAACAGATGCAACAGAACCCATTGAACTCAAACATGAATTAGAAAAATCCCACCTTATCATCCAGCAGCGAGAGAAGGAAATCAGTTATCTCCAAGAAGAAATTGTTCAATTGAAAGAGATTATTGACTTGGTTAAAAAGCAAGTACTGTAG
- a CDS encoding diguanylate cyclase (GGDEF) domain-containing protein — translation MTRVKKEKTNRIMIVDRSEVARSIIAHILQKEMQDAYIVTCGSAEEALDYLRQEKFDLITTSLLLPGLDGLDLCHEIRKSDKQHLTPVIVVSSDADSRLLREGFSAGVTDYFNKSLGYKKLVEFIKDVSQRHAGLVGRILYVEDSFSTAQTTQTLMEKHGLYITQVTSGEAALELLKKNKNSPDSTGEKDGFDIVFTDFFLEGQMTGGDLLYAIRTQLHYSRQEMPVLVITIEDNKECQAEIFHAGANDFITKPVVEEVLIARIKSLLLVKHQYNVLKRYSRDIYKLATTDSLTGARNKKFLFEEGKGFINQHTPICLMTVDIDHFEKINREQGHIIGDHILHLVGRFIVNYFPQEAMVTRFAGKRFVILIPACTADNGKIIAEDLRQKVMVLKPEDLAVTVSIGLTSSEGIAKPVLESLIAEADSASHLAQQQGYNRTRVFERDS, via the coding sequence ATGACTCGTGTTAAAAAAGAAAAAACTAATCGTATTATGATCGTGGATCGTTCCGAAGTGGCACGCTCAATTATCGCCCATATTTTGCAAAAAGAAATGCAGGATGCTTATATTGTCACTTGTGGTAGTGCCGAAGAAGCATTAGATTATTTGCGTCAAGAAAAGTTTGATCTCATTACCACTTCACTGTTATTACCGGGTTTGGATGGGTTAGATTTATGTCATGAGATTCGGAAGAGTGACAAACAACATCTCACCCCGGTCATTGTCGTTTCGAGTGATGCCGATAGTCGTCTACTCCGAGAAGGTTTTTCGGCCGGAGTGACTGATTATTTTAACAAATCATTAGGTTATAAAAAATTAGTTGAATTTATTAAAGATGTTTCCCAACGACATGCCGGATTAGTCGGTCGAATTCTTTATGTTGAAGATAGTTTTAGTACGGCTCAAACCACGCAAACTTTAATGGAAAAACATGGTTTATACATCACTCAGGTCACGAGTGGAGAAGCCGCCTTAGAATTATTGAAAAAAAATAAAAATTCACCCGATAGTACCGGCGAAAAAGATGGTTTTGATATTGTTTTTACTGACTTTTTCTTGGAAGGGCAAATGACTGGGGGAGATTTACTGTATGCGATTCGTACTCAACTGCATTATTCTCGTCAAGAAATGCCCGTTTTAGTCATCACCATCGAAGATAATAAAGAATGTCAAGCCGAAATTTTCCATGCCGGTGCCAATGACTTTATTACCAAACCCGTCGTTGAAGAAGTACTCATTGCGCGTATTAAATCATTATTGTTGGTTAAACATCAATATAATGTGCTTAAACGTTATTCTAGAGATATTTATAAATTAGCGACGACGGATAGTTTGACCGGTGCCCGCAATAAGAAATTCTTATTCGAAGAAGGTAAAGGATTTATTAATCAACACACCCCAATTTGCCTAATGACGGTAGATATTGACCACTTTGAAAAAATAAATAGAGAACAAGGACATATAATTGGTGATCATATTCTCCATTTAGTGGGTCGATTTATTGTGAATTATTTTCCTCAAGAAGCGATGGTGACACGGTTTGCCGGTAAACGCTTTGTCATCCTCATACCGGCTTGCACCGCTGATAATGGCAAAATTATAGCTGAAGATCTACGTCAGAAAGTAATGGTGCTCAAACCAGAAGATTTAGCCGTGACCGTGAGTATTGGTCTCACTTCGTCGGAAGGAATTGCCAAACCGGTTCTGGAATCTTTAATTGCTGAGGCAGACAGTGCTAGCCATCTGGCGCAACAACAAGGTTATAATCGTACTCGTGTATTTGAGCGTGATTCATAA
- a CDS encoding succinate dehydrogenase, giving the protein MLLMLTRILCPPQLSYELIVVGTGLAGASAAATLAELGYNIKAFCFQDSARRAHSIAAQGGINAAKNYQNDGDSVYRLFYDTLKGGDFRSREANVYRLAEISGQIIDHCVAQGVPFAREYGGLLANLSFGGAQVARTFYTRGQTGQQLLLGAYSALSRQIAAGKVKLFPRTEMLDLVIIDGKARGIVIRNLISGQIESHCAHAVLLCTGGYSNVFFLSTNARGANITAAWQAYKKGALFANPSFIQIHPTCIPVYEHHQSKLTLMSESLRNDGRV; this is encoded by the coding sequence ATGCTTTTAATGCTTACGCGCATTTTATGTCCACCGCAATTATCATATGAGTTGATTGTCGTTGGTACCGGTTTAGCTGGCGCATCAGCAGCGGCTACTTTGGCAGAATTGGGCTATAATATCAAAGCGTTTTGTTTTCAGGATAGTGCCCGTCGAGCACATAGCATTGCTGCACAAGGTGGGATTAATGCCGCTAAAAATTATCAGAATGATGGTGATAGCGTTTATCGGTTGTTTTACGATACGCTTAAAGGCGGGGATTTTCGCTCCCGCGAAGCGAATGTGTATCGGTTAGCGGAAATTAGCGGTCAAATTATTGATCACTGTGTCGCTCAAGGTGTGCCGTTTGCGAGAGAATATGGCGGATTATTAGCCAATCTCTCTTTTGGTGGTGCTCAAGTAGCGAGAACTTTTTACACCCGCGGGCAAACTGGGCAGCAACTCTTATTAGGTGCCTACAGTGCATTAAGTCGGCAAATTGCTGCCGGGAAAGTTAAATTGTTTCCGCGAACTGAAATGCTTGATCTAGTCATCATCGATGGCAAAGCCCGTGGTATTGTGATCAGAAATTTAATCTCGGGGCAAATTGAGTCCCATTGTGCTCATGCCGTGTTATTATGTACTGGCGGTTATAGTAATGTTTTCTTTCTCTCGACTAATGCGCGAGGTGCTAACATTACCGCCGCTTGGCAAGCCTATAAAAAAGGGGCGTTATTTGCTAATCCCAGTTTTATTCAAATTCATCCCACTTGCATCCCGGTTTATGAACATCATCAATCGAAATTAACCTTGATGTCAGAATCATTACGCAATGATGGTCGAGTTTAG
- a CDS encoding succinate dehydrogenase flavoprotein subunit translates to MCGCHFREEHQTAEGEAQRDDDHYAYVAIWEYQGEDQPPQLHQEPLIFTHITPTPRCYK, encoded by the coding sequence TTGTGTGGTTGTCACTTTCGGGAAGAACATCAAACGGCCGAAGGCGAAGCACAGCGTGATGATGACCATTACGCCTATGTTGCCATTTGGGAATATCAGGGAGAAGATCAGCCACCGCAACTTCACCAGGAACCGCTCATATTCACTCACATTACCCCCACCCCAAGATGCTATAAATGA
- a CDS encoding succinate dehydrogenase iron-sulfur subunit — protein MTVMRIYLKIWRQKNSDTPGQLVDYQVDDIIPQMSFLEMLDVLNEKLLKQGDEPVAFDHDCREGICGTCGLYINGRAHGPEQGITTCQLHLRCFQDGDTIYVEPWRSSTFPIIKDLMVDRSALDRIMAAGGYISVNTGSAPDANTILIAKAVAEEAFEAADCIGCGACVAACKNASAMLFVAAKVSHLALLPQGQPERQLRVNQMVAQMDKEGFGACSNTGACSFECPKNIPLSHIARLNREYLAAQLF, from the coding sequence ATGACGGTTATGAGAATCTATCTTAAAATTTGGCGACAAAAAAATTCAGATACCCCGGGTCAGTTGGTTGATTATCAAGTCGATGATATTATTCCGCAGATGTCTTTTTTAGAAATGTTGGATGTTTTAAACGAAAAGCTACTCAAACAAGGTGATGAACCGGTCGCCTTTGATCACGATTGCCGTGAGGGGATCTGTGGTACGTGTGGTTTATATATTAATGGTAGAGCACACGGTCCTGAGCAAGGCATTACCACTTGCCAACTCCACCTGCGTTGTTTTCAAGATGGGGATACGATTTATGTCGAACCTTGGCGAAGCTCAACTTTTCCAATCATCAAAGATTTAATGGTGGATCGTTCGGCTTTAGATAGAATTATGGCAGCGGGTGGTTACATCTCGGTGAATACCGGTTCGGCTCCCGACGCCAATACGATTCTGATTGCCAAAGCGGTTGCCGAGGAAGCTTTTGAAGCCGCCGATTGTATTGGTTGTGGTGCTTGTGTAGCCGCTTGTAAAAATGCGTCCGCTATGCTGTTTGTCGCTGCGAAAGTATCCCATTTGGCTTTATTACCTCAAGGACAACCAGAAAGACAATTAAGAGTTAACCAAATGGTCGCTCAAATGGATAAAGAAGGTTTTGGTGCTTGTTCAAATACCGGGGCGTGCTCGTTTGAATGTCCTAAAAATATCCCCCTTAGTCATATTGCGCGTTTGAATCGTGAGTATTTAGCAGCGCAATTATTCTAA
- a CDS encoding soluble lytic murein transglycosylase — protein sequence MRNDIHLQRVINTASYYITLVLTLGYLPVAVAGTTSTSSITVYKYIDAQGVIHLTNRPPQLPEQLLYARSYLIPPAQPPAIPKLKTILPHHDYAPLIEAAAQQTQLPAALLQAVIQVESAYNPKAISPKGAVGLMQLMPATAKRYGVIDRTDPVANLKGGARYLRDLLTLFNEDLALALAAYNAGEQAVKKYDNMIPPYQETINYVNKVKKLYEKFLLNN from the coding sequence ATGAGAAATGACATTCACTTACAGCGGGTGATAAATACAGCCAGCTATTATATTACTTTAGTATTAACTTTGGGTTATCTACCGGTTGCGGTTGCCGGTACCACTTCTACCTCATCAATTACGGTTTACAAATATATTGATGCCCAGGGCGTTATTCATCTGACTAATCGACCGCCGCAATTACCGGAGCAGTTGCTTTACGCACGCAGTTATTTAATTCCTCCGGCTCAACCGCCGGCTATTCCCAAACTGAAAACCATCTTACCTCATCACGATTACGCACCGTTAATCGAAGCCGCTGCACAACAAACTCAACTCCCGGCTGCTTTATTGCAAGCGGTGATACAGGTTGAATCCGCTTACAATCCTAAAGCGATCTCTCCCAAAGGTGCAGTCGGTTTAATGCAATTGATGCCGGCGACAGCTAAACGTTATGGCGTAATCGATCGAACTGATCCGGTGGCTAATCTCAAGGGAGGCGCACGTTATCTACGCGATTTACTCACCTTATTTAACGAAGATTTAGCCTTAGCACTGGCGGCTTATAACGCCGGTGAACAAGCCGTAAAAAAATATGATAATATGATTCCACCTTATCAAGAAACAATTAACTATGTTAATAAAGTCAAAAAGTTATATGAAAAATTTTTGCTGAATAACTGA
- a CDS encoding type 11 methyltransferase, with product MKPPEHIHLTFPLNVYAHSLYLQQGQVNYLHYGLVEENEDVWELGALAAQQRSTDLLLARLPPPPCRILEVGIGLGTLAALLMEQGYQVTGICPDPYQIAIARQRIHSGFRLQCLTFEEFNTLEQSYEVILLQESAQYLKPLTLFNKAHHLLSEKGQLLIIDEIGLRRCPQDSLEGLPLLKYSLAQAERCGFKLLEQLDLSKKAAPTLDYLLSIIQIHQQQLLSDLNLSAKQLTDLVDSLRLYQDKYRDGRYGYVLLRFEKTKTPYWRVVEITSNDQEAVRTLFERVFKNQMSKALWEWKYGHGRGMAMAAWKKGRIVAHYGGVLRELCYFGVPKTGVQIADVMVDEKERGILTRQGPYFLAGATFPEYYAGYGNRILLGFGFPTGRAIRVAELLGLYAQVGKMTEIRWSTQSGLPHLWSRIRHLHPLEHAADREIVNHLWNQMQGGFKEAIIGVRDWDYIQHRYISHPLKHYDILVVSNRFGGEPLGLVVLSREAEICKLLDIIAPLKHLNTLIKQTQRIVGRWGIPTLSLWITENFVNLFTQTGGESYPLDVRIPHCIWYDGPPVSEVQGKWWLMGGDTDFM from the coding sequence ATGAAACCACCAGAACATATTCACCTTACTTTTCCTCTTAACGTCTATGCCCATAGTCTTTATTTGCAGCAGGGGCAAGTGAATTATTTACATTATGGTCTAGTGGAGGAAAACGAAGACGTTTGGGAATTAGGCGCACTGGCAGCGCAACAACGTTCTACCGATCTCCTGTTAGCACGGTTACCACCCCCTCCTTGCCGTATTTTAGAGGTAGGGATTGGTTTGGGAACTTTAGCAGCGCTATTAATGGAACAAGGCTATCAGGTGACCGGTATTTGTCCCGATCCTTACCAGATTGCCATAGCTAGGCAACGGATCCACAGTGGTTTTCGGTTACAGTGTTTAACATTCGAGGAATTTAATACGTTGGAACAAAGTTATGAGGTCATTTTACTGCAGGAATCGGCTCAATACTTAAAACCACTCACCTTATTTAACAAAGCGCATCATTTGTTAAGTGAAAAAGGTCAATTATTGATTATTGATGAGATCGGATTACGACGTTGTCCTCAAGATAGTTTGGAAGGATTACCTTTACTCAAATATAGCTTAGCACAAGCAGAACGTTGTGGCTTTAAGTTACTAGAACAACTTGATTTATCTAAAAAAGCAGCTCCTACTTTAGATTATTTACTCAGTATAATTCAAATTCATCAACAACAACTATTAAGTGATTTGAATTTATCTGCCAAGCAATTGACTGACTTAGTCGATTCATTACGCTTATATCAAGATAAATACCGAGATGGACGTTATGGTTATGTTCTATTACGCTTTGAAAAAACCAAAACACCTTATTGGCGAGTAGTCGAAATCACCTCCAATGATCAAGAGGCGGTAAGAACCCTATTTGAACGGGTCTTTAAAAACCAAATGAGCAAAGCGTTATGGGAATGGAAATACGGTCATGGACGTGGTATGGCGATGGCAGCCTGGAAAAAAGGCCGAATTGTGGCTCATTACGGCGGAGTTCTCCGTGAATTATGCTATTTTGGTGTTCCCAAAACCGGAGTACAAATTGCGGATGTGATGGTAGATGAGAAAGAACGAGGTATCTTAACCCGCCAAGGGCCTTATTTTTTAGCGGGCGCTACTTTTCCTGAGTACTATGCTGGTTATGGGAATCGTATTTTATTAGGTTTTGGATTTCCAACCGGGCGAGCGATTCGAGTAGCAGAGTTGTTAGGGTTATATGCGCAAGTGGGCAAAATGACTGAAATACGTTGGTCAACCCAAAGTGGCTTGCCCCATTTATGGAGCCGTATACGTCATTTACATCCCTTAGAACACGCAGCGGATCGAGAGATAGTTAATCATTTATGGAATCAAATGCAAGGTGGTTTTAAAGAGGCGATTATTGGGGTACGTGATTGGGATTATATCCAGCATCGCTATATCTCTCATCCTCTGAAACATTATGATATTTTAGTCGTGAGCAACCGGTTTGGTGGTGAACCTTTAGGCTTGGTGGTTTTATCCCGAGAAGCAGAAATCTGCAAATTACTGGATATTATTGCGCCACTCAAGCACCTTAACACGTTGATTAAACAAACTCAACGAATTGTCGGTCGATGGGGTATTCCAACGCTCAGTTTATGGATCACCGAAAACTTTGTGAATTTATTTACTCAAACCGGGGGTGAATCCTATCCTTTAGATGTCAGAATTCCGCATTGTATTTGGTATGACGGTCCACCGGTATCTGAAGTTCAAGGTAAGTGGTGGTTAATGGGTGGTGATACTGATTTTATGTAA